In Intestinibacillus sp. Marseille-P6563, a single genomic region encodes these proteins:
- a CDS encoding response regulator transcription factor: protein MAVILIADDEARIRRLVSDFLKRDGHTMLEAEDGTMALELLRQHNEIDLAILDVMMPGADGFAVLKSIRQDERTRRLPVMMLTARAEELDQLHGLQGGADDYVTKPFSPLVLCARVKNLLARAIGPQQEQADSFGELDIDEARHEVRVHGADIGLTPKEYELMVYFKNNRGIALSREKILNAVWGYDYFGDLRTVDTHIKKLRAKLGEYGSKIETVRGYGYRFEI, encoded by the coding sequence ATGGCAGTGATTCTGATTGCGGACGACGAGGCGCGTATCCGGCGTCTGGTGTCCGATTTTTTAAAACGAGACGGCCACACCATGCTCGAAGCCGAGGATGGCACCATGGCGCTGGAGCTGCTGCGCCAGCACAATGAGATCGATCTGGCGATTTTGGATGTGATGATGCCGGGCGCGGATGGCTTTGCCGTACTGAAAAGCATCCGGCAGGACGAGCGCACCCGACGGCTTCCGGTCATGATGCTGACCGCCCGCGCTGAGGAACTCGACCAGCTACACGGCTTGCAGGGCGGCGCGGACGATTATGTCACCAAGCCGTTTTCGCCGCTGGTGCTGTGTGCACGGGTGAAAAACCTGCTCGCCCGGGCCATCGGCCCGCAGCAGGAACAGGCGGACAGCTTTGGCGAACTGGACATCGATGAAGCCCGGCACGAAGTGCGGGTGCATGGCGCCGACATCGGCCTGACGCCCAAGGAATATGAACTCATGGTCTACTTTAAAAACAACCGCGGCATCGCCCTGTCGCGCGAAAAGATTTTGAATGCCGTGTGGGGATACGATTATTTCGGCGACCTGCGTACGGTGGATACCCACATTAAAAAGCTGCGCGCCAAGCTGGGCGAATACGGCAGCAAGATCGAGACCGTGCGCGGCTATGGCTACCGCTTTGAAATCTGA
- a CDS encoding IS3 family transposase — protein sequence MAVMCKFFGVSRSGYYAFVHRLGKPEKDAALAELIGQQRERSFRTYGYRRMCLWLKNQNIFCNPKTVLRIMKKYDLLSEIRRRRKWQQMGQQLHKYENLLSRQFQADKPNSKWVTDISYIHTKQGVLYLSMIRDLYDNSIVAYKTGTEQTVNLVLDTIRLAMKQEKKRAAAELQLHSDQGAQYASQAYFELTQTYGITPSMSRRGNPYDNAMAENFFSILKTECIYRHKPATFSQANEMIDRYIYFYNHERIQLKTGEAPLTRRLST from the coding sequence GTGGCAGTTATGTGCAAATTCTTTGGAGTATCCAGAAGCGGATACTATGCCTTCGTCCATCGCCTTGGTAAGCCGGAGAAGGACGCAGCTCTTGCAGAACTAATTGGACAACAGCGGGAACGCAGCTTCCGCACCTACGGCTACCGGCGGATGTGTCTATGGCTGAAGAACCAGAATATTTTCTGTAATCCAAAAACAGTGCTACGGATTATGAAGAAATATGATCTGCTCTCAGAAATCCGCCGACGCAGGAAATGGCAGCAGATGGGGCAGCAGCTCCACAAGTACGAGAATCTGCTAAGCAGGCAGTTTCAGGCCGACAAGCCCAACAGCAAATGGGTAACGGACATCTCCTACATCCACACTAAGCAGGGCGTACTGTACCTGTCCATGATCCGGGATCTCTATGACAACAGTATTGTGGCTTACAAAACCGGAACGGAACAAACGGTGAATCTGGTTCTGGACACCATTCGTCTGGCAATGAAGCAAGAGAAAAAGAGGGCCGCTGCAGAGTTGCAGCTCCACAGCGACCAGGGTGCTCAGTACGCCTCACAAGCATATTTTGAGCTAACTCAAACATACGGCATTACGCCATCTATGTCAAGACGTGGAAATCCTTATGACAACGCTATGGCGGAAAATTTCTTCTCTATCCTCAAAACAGAGTGCATCTACCGCCACAAACCGGCTACCTTCTCGCAAGCCAATGAAATGATTGACCGCTACATCTACTTTTACAACCATGAGCGCATCCAGCTAAAGACTGGAGAAGCGCCGCTTACGCGACGCCTCTCCACTTAA
- a CDS encoding imidazolonepropionase produces MEKRKYTHIQVLLPEIKAMLAAGKTQREVAEYYGFQDKQVIKSLLKRERRKERMLEAGILARPQGRPRTNAAPRDIITEQAHEIQRLRMENKLLRDFLHCIGRK; encoded by the coding sequence ATGGAGAAACGAAAATACACACACATTCAAGTGCTGTTGCCAGAAATCAAGGCTATGCTGGCAGCGGGGAAAACCCAGCGGGAAGTTGCAGAATATTACGGTTTTCAGGATAAGCAGGTGATAAAAAGTCTACTTAAGCGTGAACGGAGGAAAGAACGTATGTTAGAAGCTGGCATCCTTGCGCGGCCCCAAGGGCGGCCAAGAACAAATGCCGCACCAAGAGATATTATAACCGAGCAGGCACATGAGATCCAGCGACTTCGTATGGAGAATAAGCTGCTGCGGGATTTTCTGCACTGCATAGGAAGGAAGTGA
- a CDS encoding zinc ribbon domain-containing protein translates to MKCPQCGIHYDDSERECPMCGARKPAFQKDASRLAKTTGELARPSVSRPNKASKDAVKVTSLGGNAERNAKRGTSKIVVLIVILAVIAINVIPILFAVVANVVDNLDFSYDVAEAEPMDFPYGGAWLSSEETFTVFLFTENEQYQIQAGDYVESGWYTAFQNTEEDMTFPEEYPASDYIWWMISINPEQIEGGTTLDPDALEEYREIGSYISVYQSRSDPGEIYFYNEFGDVPWMEPDTFYPVLQMLDEQGANDLLLENVEPDITTEPESM, encoded by the coding sequence ATGAAATGTCCGCAGTGTGGCATCCATTATGATGACAGCGAGCGCGAATGTCCTATGTGTGGGGCGCGCAAACCCGCATTCCAAAAAGATGCTTCTCGATTGGCGAAAACCACTGGTGAACTGGCGCGGCCTTCGGTTTCACGTCCCAATAAGGCATCCAAAGATGCGGTGAAGGTCACAAGTTTGGGTGGCAATGCCGAGCGAAACGCCAAGCGCGGCACCAGCAAGATCGTTGTTCTGATCGTGATTTTGGCTGTGATTGCGATCAATGTGATACCGATACTCTTTGCTGTGGTGGCCAATGTGGTTGATAATCTGGATTTTTCCTATGATGTCGCCGAAGCCGAACCGATGGATTTCCCCTATGGCGGCGCATGGCTTTCCAGTGAAGAAACGTTTACGGTTTTCCTGTTTACCGAAAATGAGCAATATCAAATCCAGGCGGGCGATTATGTGGAGTCTGGCTGGTATACGGCCTTCCAAAACACCGAAGAAGATATGACCTTCCCGGAGGAATATCCGGCGTCCGATTATATCTGGTGGATGATCTCGATAAATCCGGAGCAGATCGAGGGTGGTACGACACTCGACCCGGATGCTTTGGAGGAATACCGCGAGATCGGCAGTTATATAAGTGTCTACCAGTCGCGCAGCGACCCGGGAGAAATCTATTTTTATAATGAATTTGGCGATGTCCCGTGGATGGAACCAGATACATTTTATCCAGTTTTGCAGATGCTGGATGAGCAGGGCGCGAACGACCTGCTTTTGGAAAATGTGGAACCGGACATCACAACCGAACCAGAATCGATGTGA
- a CDS encoding YbjN domain-containing protein, with translation MAFDILSVKQVYEAEELNFSTDEERGMIRFSMNTEVSPDVRFVARIVNPRTALFTTILPMNIPENKREAVSEYLTRVNYVLLLGNFQMDMSDGELSYKSVGVFEPEQGLADSIVTRLTYVGFNMFDKYMPGVFAILYGGKSAAEAFDEIDQQEEK, from the coding sequence ATGGCATTTGATATTTTGTCTGTAAAGCAGGTCTATGAGGCCGAAGAGCTCAATTTTTCCACCGATGAGGAACGCGGCATGATCCGCTTTTCCATGAATACCGAGGTGTCCCCCGACGTGCGCTTTGTCGCGCGCATCGTCAACCCGCGCACTGCGCTGTTTACCACCATCCTGCCCATGAATATCCCCGAAAACAAGCGGGAGGCGGTCAGCGAATATCTCACCCGCGTCAATTATGTGCTGCTTCTGGGCAATTTCCAGATGGATATGTCCGACGGAGAACTCAGCTATAAATCGGTGGGTGTGTTTGAACCGGAACAGGGTCTGGCCGATTCGATCGTCACCCGTCTGACCTATGTCGGGTTCAATATGTTTGATAAGTATATGCCCGGTGTTTTCGCCATCCTGTATGGCGGCAAATCGGCTGCTGAGGCGTTCGACGAGATCGACCAGCAGGAAGAAAAATAA
- a CDS encoding sugar phosphate isomerase/epimerase family protein translates to MKLGIKTCTLTLPYTEALDFCVQQEIPLLEIATGNWSAAPHIDLDTVVSDKGARDKWYKEITARGLTLDSLNCAGNPLAYEHDMDVTEKTFRLAGELGVKKIVMMSGLPAGCKGDKTPVWVTTSWPPETQDVLKYQWEEVAIPEWTRLVALAKECGIEKIALENHPCQLVYNVETCLKLREAVGPMVGMNLDPSHMFWQSGDPMAAARVLGAAGALYHVHGKDSRLERYLVDPNGVLDTKTIHDFARRAWNFVAVGSGHNEQWWSEFLSVVRMSGYNDVVSLEMEDLTMSMMEGHLYSIDILKRAMVLNH, encoded by the coding sequence ATGAAACTTGGCATCAAGACCTGTACCCTGACCCTTCCTTATACAGAAGCGCTCGACTTCTGCGTACAGCAGGAAATCCCCCTGCTCGAGATCGCGACCGGCAACTGGTCGGCCGCGCCGCACATCGACCTGGACACGGTCGTCAGCGATAAGGGCGCGCGCGATAAATGGTATAAAGAGATCACCGCCCGCGGTCTGACGCTCGATTCGCTCAACTGTGCAGGCAACCCGCTCGCCTACGAGCACGATATGGACGTAACCGAAAAGACCTTCCGTCTGGCCGGCGAGCTGGGCGTTAAGAAGATCGTCATGATGAGCGGCCTGCCGGCTGGCTGCAAGGGCGACAAGACCCCGGTTTGGGTGACCACCTCGTGGCCGCCGGAAACCCAGGACGTCCTCAAGTACCAGTGGGAGGAAGTTGCCATCCCCGAATGGACCCGTCTGGTGGCGCTGGCCAAGGAGTGCGGTATCGAAAAAATCGCACTGGAAAACCACCCCTGTCAGCTTGTATATAATGTAGAGACCTGCCTTAAGCTGCGCGAAGCGGTCGGTCCCATGGTGGGCATGAACCTCGACCCGTCGCATATGTTCTGGCAGTCGGGTGACCCGATGGCGGCAGCCCGTGTGCTGGGGGCTGCCGGTGCGCTGTATCATGTACACGGCAAGGACTCCCGTCTGGAACGCTACCTCGTCGACCCCAACGGTGTACTCGACACCAAGACCATCCACGACTTTGCGCGCCGCGCTTGGAACTTCGTCGCCGTCGGCTCGGGTCATAACGAGCAGTGGTGGAGCGAATTTTTGTCGGTTGTTCGCATGTCCGGTTATAATGATGTCGTATCCCTCGAGATGGAAGACCTGACCATGAGCATGATGGAAGGCCACCTCTATTCGATCGACATTTTAAAGCGTGCGATGGTATTAAATCACTGA
- a CDS encoding sensor histidine kinase, which produces MRHSIKFKFFAAICAIAIAFVGVLTLLNVTLYDDYYLWQRERALQDTYEDILHASDEGNDALLNQIIQSEDTEGVRLTLVGSDGTVSYDSVLREQLTGIDSSQETLFYGLSVVESAFQAVDVDKMKKQGIDFVNVYDKKRSEEFLCLVGQMDSGYVVARIPFTYMEQNSTFNMFFLGISGGLTLIICMGLAFFVARHFTRPLIAIGNVANAMADLDFSKKYDGPVRDEIGQLGQSINRLSEHLEETIAELRRSNWKLGQEIKEKEKIDAMRQEFIVNVSHELKTPIALIQGYAEGLKEGIAETPEDRDYYCSTISDEAVRMNNLVMQLLSLSKLELGRETPNLSDVDLDELIGAAVEKTAVLSEGRSLKVQYTPCGLHAHTDDTMLSQVVDNYLTNAIRYTPEGGAVKIKAEQNSVGTTITVFNEGEGVSEDELPRLWEKFYRTDKARSRALGGSGVGLSIVKAMAEVLGGACGARNVEGGIEFWFTVPGTAVKVL; this is translated from the coding sequence ATGCGCCATTCGATCAAATTTAAATTTTTCGCCGCCATCTGTGCAATCGCCATTGCTTTTGTCGGCGTGCTGACCCTGCTCAACGTAACGCTGTATGATGATTATTACCTCTGGCAGCGCGAACGCGCCTTGCAGGATACCTATGAGGACATTCTGCACGCCAGCGATGAGGGCAACGACGCCCTGCTCAATCAGATTATCCAGAGCGAGGACACCGAAGGTGTGCGCCTGACCCTGGTGGGCAGCGACGGCACGGTCAGCTATGACTCGGTGCTGCGCGAGCAGCTCACCGGCATCGACAGCTCGCAGGAAACCCTGTTTTATGGGCTTTCAGTTGTGGAAAGCGCCTTTCAGGCCGTCGATGTGGACAAGATGAAAAAGCAGGGCATTGATTTTGTCAACGTCTATGACAAAAAGCGCAGCGAGGAATTCCTGTGTTTGGTCGGCCAGATGGACAGCGGCTATGTGGTCGCGCGCATCCCGTTTACCTATATGGAACAGAACTCTACATTTAATATGTTCTTCCTGGGCATTTCGGGCGGGCTGACACTCATCATCTGTATGGGCCTGGCGTTTTTTGTGGCGCGGCATTTCACCCGGCCGCTCATTGCCATCGGCAATGTGGCCAATGCCATGGCCGACCTGGACTTTTCCAAAAAATACGACGGCCCGGTGCGCGACGAGATCGGTCAGCTCGGCCAGTCGATTAACCGTCTGTCCGAGCATCTGGAGGAAACCATCGCCGAACTGCGGCGCTCCAACTGGAAACTCGGCCAGGAAATCAAGGAAAAGGAAAAAATAGACGCCATGCGGCAGGAATTTATCGTCAATGTCTCGCATGAACTCAAGACCCCGATCGCCCTCATCCAGGGCTATGCCGAGGGTCTGAAAGAAGGCATTGCCGAAACACCCGAGGACCGTGATTACTACTGCTCGACCATTTCGGATGAAGCAGTGCGCATGAACAACCTGGTCATGCAGCTTTTGAGCCTTTCCAAACTGGAACTCGGGCGCGAAACACCCAATCTGTCCGACGTTGACCTGGATGAACTCATCGGCGCGGCCGTGGAAAAAACGGCGGTGTTGTCCGAAGGCCGCAGCCTGAAGGTACAGTATACGCCCTGCGGCCTGCATGCCCACACCGACGATACCATGCTTTCGCAGGTGGTGGACAATTATTTGACCAACGCTATCCGTTATACGCCCGAGGGCGGTGCGGTGAAGATCAAGGCCGAGCAAAACAGTGTGGGCACGACCATCACGGTATTTAATGAAGGCGAAGGTGTTTCCGAGGACGAGCTGCCCCGTCTGTGGGAAAAATTCTACCGCACCGACAAGGCGCGCTCGCGCGCGCTGGGCGGCAGCGGCGTGGGTTTGAGCATCGTCAAAGCCATGGCCGAGGTGCTGGGCGGCGCCTGCGGGGCCCGCAATGTCGAGGGCGGTATTGAATTCTGGTTCACCGTACCCGGTACAGCGGTAAAAGTCCTGTAA
- a CDS encoding sodium-dependent transporter, translating to MKEREKFGSRLGFILISAGCAIGLGNVWRFPYITGQYGGAAFVLVYLLFLVILGLPIMVMEFAVGRASQQSVARSFHVLEPKGTKWHLYSYGAMLGNYMLMAFYTTVGGWMLAYFFKMIMGEFDGQSPEQVGAIFNNMLADPKYMGFWMVITVLICFAVCSRGLRNGVEKVNKVMMVALLAIMIVLVFRSVTLEGAGEGLEFYLKPDFSKLFEAKGGLMESVFAAMGQSFFTLSLGIGALAIFGSYIGKDRSLTGEALSIGVLDTFVALTAGLIIFPAAAAFNVDAGQGPALIFVTLPNIFNQMAGGRIWGALFFVFMAFAAFSTIIAVFENIISFGMDLWGWSRKKTVLVNIVVILLISIPCVVGFTVSIPHIGTIQDLEDFIVSNNLLPLGSMVYLLFCTSRYGWGWKNFLNEADAGQGLKFPAWVRIYVSYILPLIVLFIFVMGYIQKFGA from the coding sequence ATGAAAGAAAGAGAAAAGTTTGGTTCCCGACTGGGCTTTATTCTGATCTCGGCGGGCTGTGCGATCGGCCTGGGTAACGTATGGCGTTTCCCTTACATCACCGGACAGTACGGCGGCGCAGCATTTGTGCTGGTTTATCTGCTGTTTCTGGTCATTTTGGGCCTGCCGATCATGGTTATGGAGTTTGCAGTCGGTCGTGCCAGCCAGCAGTCGGTGGCACGTTCGTTCCATGTTTTGGAGCCAAAAGGCACCAAATGGCATCTGTATAGCTATGGTGCCATGTTGGGCAACTACATGCTCATGGCGTTTTATACGACCGTAGGCGGCTGGATGCTGGCCTACTTCTTCAAGATGATTATGGGCGAGTTCGATGGACAGTCGCCCGAACAGGTCGGCGCTATTTTCAATAATATGCTGGCCGACCCGAAGTATATGGGTTTCTGGATGGTTATTACCGTGCTCATCTGCTTTGCGGTTTGTTCGCGCGGTCTGCGCAACGGCGTAGAAAAGGTCAACAAGGTGATGATGGTCGCTCTGCTTGCCATCATGATCGTGCTGGTCTTCCGTTCGGTGACGCTGGAAGGCGCGGGCGAAGGTCTGGAATTCTACTTAAAGCCCGACTTCTCCAAGCTGTTTGAAGCCAAGGGCGGACTGATGGAATCGGTTTTTGCCGCCATGGGTCAGTCGTTCTTTACGCTGTCGCTCGGCATCGGTGCGCTGGCGATCTTTGGTTCGTACATCGGCAAGGACCGCAGCCTGACCGGTGAAGCGCTCAGCATCGGTGTACTGGATACCTTTGTAGCATTGACCGCCGGTCTCATCATCTTCCCGGCTGCCGCAGCCTTTAACGTAGACGCTGGCCAGGGCCCGGCACTCATCTTCGTGACCCTGCCGAATATCTTCAACCAGATGGCAGGCGGCCGCATTTGGGGCGCTTTGTTCTTCGTCTTTATGGCATTTGCTGCTTTTTCGACCATCATTGCCGTATTTGAGAACATCATCTCGTTCGGCATGGACCTGTGGGGCTGGAGCCGCAAAAAGACTGTGCTGGTGAACATCGTGGTCATCCTGCTCATCTCCATCCCGTGCGTGGTTGGCTTTACGGTCAGCATCCCGCACATCGGCACCATTCAGGACCTGGAGGACTTCATCGTGTCCAACAACCTGCTGCCGCTCGGTTCAATGGTCTATCTGCTGTTCTGTACCTCCCGGTACGGCTGGGGCTGGAAGAACTTCTTAAACGAAGCCGATGCCGGCCAGGGCCTGAAATTCCCGGCTTGGGTGCGCATCTATGTCAGCTATATCCTGCCGCTGATCGTTCTGTTCATCTTCGTGATGGGCTACATTCAGAAATTTGGCGCATAA
- a CDS encoding undecaprenyl-diphosphate phosphatase: MIEILKAIFLGIVEGITEWLPVSSTGHMILVDEFLQLDASEAFKELFFVVIQFGAILAVLTIYWKRFIPLRRTRHGRVVADPQVFRLWLKIIIACVPAAVIGVLFDEQLNAMFYNFQTVGIALIVFGVAFIAVENRNGGQAPRALKVHDITYGDAFIIGVFQLIAAIFPGTSRSGATILGSIAIGISRPAAAEFTFFLAVPVMFGASLLKFFKLGFAYTGFEWLLLIIGTVVAYIVSLLAIRFLMGYVKRHDFKVFGWYRIVLGALVLGYWVYTLLAA, encoded by the coding sequence ATGATCGAGATATTAAAGGCCATATTCCTGGGCATCGTGGAGGGCATCACCGAATGGCTGCCCGTGTCGAGCACCGGCCACATGATCCTGGTCGATGAATTTTTACAGCTCGACGCATCCGAAGCATTTAAGGAATTGTTTTTTGTCGTCATCCAGTTCGGCGCGATTTTGGCCGTACTGACGATTTATTGGAAACGGTTCATCCCCTTGCGGCGCACCCGCCATGGTCGGGTGGTGGCCGATCCGCAGGTGTTCCGTCTGTGGCTCAAGATCATCATCGCCTGCGTGCCGGCAGCTGTCATCGGCGTGCTGTTTGACGAGCAGCTCAACGCCATGTTTTACAACTTCCAGACGGTCGGTATTGCCCTGATCGTCTTTGGTGTCGCGTTCATCGCGGTGGAAAACCGCAACGGCGGTCAGGCGCCGCGTGCGCTCAAGGTGCATGACATCACCTACGGCGATGCGTTCATCATCGGCGTATTCCAGCTGATTGCCGCCATTTTCCCGGGCACTTCGCGCTCGGGCGCGACCATTCTGGGCAGCATCGCCATCGGCATTTCCCGCCCGGCGGCGGCTGAATTTACGTTTTTCCTGGCTGTGCCCGTTATGTTTGGTGCAAGTCTGCTCAAATTTTTCAAACTCGGCTTTGCGTATACCGGGTTTGAATGGCTGTTGCTCATCATTGGTACCGTGGTGGCCTATATCGTATCGCTCCTGGCCATCCGCTTCCTGATGGGTTACGTCAAGCGCCACGACTTCAAGGTGTTTGGCTGGTACCGCATCGTGCTGGGCGCCCTGGTGCTCGGCTATTGGGTGTATACTCTGCTCGCAGCGTAA
- a CDS encoding 4Fe-4S binding protein produces MAISKQDIQRVKLMGFLHNRETERFSCRVITGNGTLTAEQLQAVGRIAEKYGSGVCAFTTRMTVEFAGVPYESIEDVVKELAAVGLTTGGTGARVRPVTACKGTTCVFGFYDTQALGQKVHERFYEGMGDVRLPHKFKIAVGGCPNNCIKPDLNDFGIVGQHPPKFKEELCRGCKLCEKFCRMGCMEVVDGKMQRDTTVCNNCGYCVGKCPFDAIYAEEVAYKLYIGGRWGRVVRHGTPLPGLYTEQQALDMIEKAMLLFRDQGKKGERFAAMIDRIGEDKAVDMLLHGDLMERREQILAKEIQ; encoded by the coding sequence ATGGCTATTTCAAAACAGGATATCCAGCGCGTCAAACTGATGGGCTTCCTGCACAACCGGGAGACCGAGCGCTTTTCCTGCCGCGTGATCACCGGCAACGGCACCCTGACGGCGGAGCAGCTCCAGGCAGTGGGCCGCATTGCCGAGAAATATGGCAGCGGTGTTTGTGCCTTTACCACCCGTATGACTGTTGAGTTTGCAGGTGTGCCGTATGAAAGCATTGAGGATGTGGTCAAGGAACTGGCAGCGGTTGGCCTGACCACCGGCGGCACCGGTGCGCGTGTGCGTCCGGTCACGGCCTGCAAGGGCACGACCTGTGTGTTTGGTTTTTATGACACCCAGGCGCTGGGCCAGAAGGTGCATGAGCGGTTTTATGAAGGCATGGGCGATGTGCGTCTGCCGCATAAGTTTAAGATTGCGGTTGGCGGCTGCCCGAACAACTGCATCAAGCCCGACCTGAATGATTTTGGCATCGTCGGCCAGCATCCGCCCAAGTTTAAGGAAGAACTGTGCCGCGGCTGCAAGCTGTGCGAAAAGTTCTGCCGTATGGGCTGCATGGAAGTCGTAGACGGCAAGATGCAGCGCGATACCACGGTGTGCAACAACTGCGGCTATTGTGTTGGCAAGTGCCCGTTTGATGCCATTTATGCCGAAGAAGTTGCGTACAAGCTGTATATCGGTGGCCGTTGGGGCCGTGTGGTCCGTCATGGCACCCCCCTGCCCGGTCTGTACACCGAGCAGCAGGCGCTCGATATGATCGAAAAGGCGATGCTGCTTTTCCGCGACCAGGGCAAGAAGGGCGAACGCTTTGCGGCGATGATCGACCGCATCGGCGAGGACAAAGCCGTAGATATGTTGCTCCATGGCGACCTGATGGAGCGCCGCGAGCAGATCCTCGCAAAGGAAATCCAATAA
- the yfcC gene encoding putative basic amino acid antiporter YfcC: MRESTKTEKPKTKLHPPHPFVVIFAAMAFAMVLTFLVPLGRYELKQVTTLVGGEQKTETVVDPNSFRYILDENGERVVYPAPLFGPSAHGRQGMMNVLFSGLEYGEQAAGTAGLIAYMLVIGGSFGILLRTGVIDQSILRILHRTEGVVMLFPPLLFVLFSLAGAVFGFSEGAIPLAMLIIPLLIGMDFDAVTGVLVTFVATQIGIAASWCSPEALTTAQTIAGVPVFSGSSFRFILWLILTLLGAAYTTRYAWRIHTSTHRSVSYQSDARCRGRLQNLRERREPLTLGGRLVLLTVALSLGWMLWGALTMEYNLADIASIFFVMAVVVSILGVWFHVGGMHFADIPRAFQSGASELVGAVLVVGMAQGMVLLLGGINPTDASVLNTILHWTARVLRELPSVLTSWLMYIFHFFLSFVMPSDLGQASLTMPVMAPLADSLGISRQISVLAFQLGGCLAHLIMPTSGCLIGILSIARLEWGDWLRSQWKALAVVVGLGFLALTVGFFMGYA; the protein is encoded by the coding sequence ATGCGGGAATCGACCAAAACCGAAAAACCCAAAACCAAATTGCATCCGCCGCATCCTTTCGTGGTGATTTTTGCCGCCATGGCATTTGCCATGGTGCTTACTTTTCTGGTGCCGCTGGGGCGGTATGAGCTCAAGCAGGTGACCACCCTGGTCGGCGGCGAGCAAAAGACCGAAACCGTGGTCGACCCGAACAGTTTCCGCTATATTCTGGACGAAAATGGCGAGCGGGTGGTCTATCCGGCGCCCTTGTTTGGACCCTCGGCCCACGGCCGGCAAGGCATGATGAATGTGCTGTTTTCCGGCTTGGAATACGGCGAACAGGCAGCCGGTACGGCGGGTCTGATCGCGTATATGCTGGTCATCGGTGGGTCCTTTGGTATCCTTTTGCGCACCGGTGTCATCGACCAGAGCATTTTGCGCATCCTGCACCGTACCGAAGGGGTGGTCATGCTCTTCCCTCCCCTGCTGTTTGTGCTATTTTCACTGGCGGGAGCGGTGTTTGGCTTTAGCGAAGGCGCCATCCCCTTGGCGATGTTGATTATTCCATTGCTTATCGGCATGGATTTTGATGCTGTGACCGGTGTTTTGGTCACGTTTGTCGCTACGCAAATCGGCATTGCCGCTTCGTGGTGCAGCCCGGAAGCGCTGACCACCGCGCAGACCATTGCTGGCGTACCGGTCTTTTCCGGGTCCAGTTTCCGGTTTATCCTCTGGCTGATTCTGACGCTGCTGGGCGCCGCGTATACGACACGCTATGCCTGGCGCATCCATACCAGCACTCATCGGTCGGTGTCGTATCAGAGCGATGCGCGCTGCCGCGGTCGCCTGCAAAACCTGCGCGAGCGCCGCGAACCGCTGACGCTGGGCGGCCGGTTGGTGCTGCTGACCGTGGCCTTGTCGCTGGGCTGGATGCTGTGGGGCGCACTGACTATGGAATACAATTTGGCCGATATTGCGTCCATCTTTTTTGTGATGGCGGTCGTTGTCAGCATTTTGGGCGTGTGGTTCCATGTGGGCGGCATGCATTTTGCCGACATCCCGCGCGCGTTTCAATCGGGGGCATCCGAGTTGGTCGGCGCGGTGCTGGTGGTCGGCATGGCGCAAGGTATGGTGCTGCTGCTCGGCGGCATCAATCCCACCGATGCGTCGGTGCTCAACACCATTTTGCACTGGACCGCACGGGTCCTGCGCGAATTGCCCAGTGTGCTGACCTCGTGGCTGATGTACATTTTCCACTTTTTCCTCAGTTTCGTGATGCCGAGTGACCTCGGTCAGGCGTCGCTGACCATGCCGGTCATGGCGCCGCTGGCTGACAGCCTGGGCATCAGCCGGCAGATTTCGGTGCTGGCGTTCCAGCTGGGTGGCTGCCTGGCGCATCTGATTATGCCAACCTCGGGTTGCCTGATCGGTATTCTGAGCATCGCCCGTCTGGAATGGGGCGACTGGCTGCGCTCGCAGTGGAAGGCACTTGCTGTGGTGGTCGGTCTGGGGTTCCTGGCGCTGACCGTTGGATTCTTCATGGGATATGCGTAA